One segment of Pontibacter akesuensis DNA contains the following:
- a CDS encoding pyridoxal phosphate-dependent aminotransferase: MQETEEAKAILSDRILALAESQTIAMAKKSRELAAQGFDMINLSFGEPDFQTPQYIKDAAKQAIDDGFTFYTPVAGYPELRQEIVQKFKRDNNLDFAPENIVVSTGAKQSIANAVLCLTNPGDEVIIFSPFWVSYEEIVKLAEGIPVPIMGRLDNDYKVTAAQLEEAITSDTKLVMYSSPCNPTGAVFTEEELRAIARVLEKHPQVYIIADEIYEYINFGGKHFSLASIDSIRERVITVNGFSKGYAMTGWRVGYLAASKEIAAACDKMQSQITSGTSSISQKAAVAALKGGNASAREMTEAYRRRRDLVLHLMNDITGFKTYLPDGAFYIFPDVSYYFGKQYEGKIIKDSRDLSLFILTDAHVALVSGDAFGAPQCIRFSFAASDEKLTEALRRIRQSLEKLQ; encoded by the coding sequence ATGCAAGAAACAGAAGAGGCGAAAGCCATACTTTCCGATAGAATACTGGCACTCGCCGAATCTCAGACGATTGCCATGGCCAAGAAATCACGCGAATTGGCTGCCCAGGGATTTGATATGATCAACCTGAGCTTTGGTGAACCTGATTTTCAGACGCCCCAGTACATTAAGGATGCGGCCAAGCAGGCAATTGACGATGGCTTTACCTTCTATACGCCCGTTGCCGGATATCCGGAACTGCGCCAGGAGATTGTGCAGAAGTTTAAGCGTGACAACAACCTGGATTTCGCGCCTGAGAACATCGTTGTATCCACGGGGGCAAAGCAAAGTATAGCCAATGCCGTGCTCTGCCTTACCAACCCTGGTGACGAGGTAATTATCTTTTCCCCTTTTTGGGTGTCGTATGAGGAGATTGTAAAGCTGGCCGAGGGAATACCGGTTCCGATAATGGGCCGCCTCGACAACGACTATAAAGTAACAGCCGCGCAGCTGGAGGAAGCCATCACCTCTGACACAAAACTGGTGATGTACTCTTCGCCCTGCAACCCCACCGGTGCCGTGTTTACAGAAGAGGAACTTAGAGCCATTGCGCGTGTGCTGGAGAAGCACCCGCAGGTATACATCATCGCAGACGAGATTTACGAGTACATCAACTTTGGTGGCAAGCACTTTAGCCTGGCCAGCATTGACTCCATCCGGGAGCGCGTGATTACGGTGAACGGCTTCTCGAAAGGCTATGCCATGACGGGCTGGCGCGTGGGCTATCTGGCGGCCAGCAAGGAAATTGCCGCTGCCTGCGATAAAATGCAAAGTCAGATTACCTCCGGCACCAGCTCCATCTCCCAGAAAGCGGCAGTTGCCGCCCTGAAAGGAGGGAACGCAAGTGCGCGGGAAATGACTGAGGCCTACCGCCGCCGCCGTGACCTGGTGCTGCACCTGATGAATGATATCACCGGATTCAAGACCTACCTGCCGGACGGCGCTTTTTATATTTTTCCGGATGTGAGTTATTATTTCGGCAAGCAATACGAAGGCAAAATCATAAAAGACTCCCGCGACCTTAGCCTCTTTATACTAACAGATGCCCATGTGGCCCTTGTTAGCGGAGACGCCTTTGGTGCACCGCAGTGCATCCGCTTTTCTTTTGCCGCTTCCGACGAAAAACTGACGGAAGCATTACGCCGCATCAGGCAAAGCCTAGAAAAACTGCAGTAA
- a CDS encoding bifunctional heptose 7-phosphate kinase/heptose 1-phosphate adenyltransferase, with translation MEQQRSLEAIFQAFNNLKVLVVGDVMIDSYLWGKSTRISPEAPVPIVNVVKREKRLGGAANVALNVQAMGATPLLCSVIGDDQDGADYLRLMEERALPTTGIVQSPERVTTIKHRIIAGAQQLLRVDSEIEHNLTEYEERHLEERFVQLLAKADVVIFEDYDKGVFSEENIQRFLQLANERGVPSVIDPKKKNFLSYVGCTLFKPNLKELKEGLKVDFADENLPAFEDAVEELQERLQVKQVLVTLSERGVFVADGEEKTYIGAHRRAISDVSGAGDTVISIAALCMALRTSLPFMAGLSNLGGGLVCEQVGVVPIDKTRLLEEAHQVRLFETYEHRIA, from the coding sequence ATGGAGCAACAGAGAAGTTTAGAGGCCATATTCCAGGCCTTCAACAACCTGAAAGTGCTGGTGGTGGGCGATGTGATGATCGATTCTTACCTGTGGGGCAAGTCAACTCGGATTTCCCCGGAGGCTCCGGTACCCATTGTAAATGTTGTGAAGCGGGAGAAACGCCTGGGCGGTGCTGCCAACGTGGCCCTGAACGTGCAGGCCATGGGGGCTACGCCGCTGCTCTGCTCCGTTATCGGCGACGATCAGGATGGCGCGGATTATCTACGGCTGATGGAGGAGCGCGCGCTTCCAACTACAGGGATTGTACAGAGCCCGGAGCGGGTTACCACCATCAAACACCGCATCATAGCTGGTGCTCAGCAGCTCCTGCGTGTTGACTCTGAAATAGAGCATAACCTGACGGAGTATGAGGAGCGCCATCTGGAGGAGCGCTTTGTGCAGCTGCTGGCAAAAGCCGATGTGGTCATTTTTGAGGATTATGACAAAGGTGTTTTTTCGGAAGAAAACATTCAGCGCTTCCTGCAACTGGCCAACGAACGGGGTGTTCCAAGCGTGATAGACCCTAAAAAGAAAAATTTCCTAAGCTATGTCGGTTGTACCCTTTTCAAGCCAAACTTAAAGGAGCTGAAAGAGGGCCTGAAAGTAGACTTCGCAGATGAGAACCTGCCGGCCTTTGAGGATGCCGTGGAAGAACTGCAGGAGCGGCTTCAGGTAAAGCAGGTGCTTGTAACGCTGTCGGAGCGGGGCGTATTTGTGGCTGATGGTGAGGAGAAGACCTACATCGGCGCACACCGCCGTGCCATTTCAGACGTTTCCGGTGCTGGTGACACGGTGATAAGTATAGCCGCACTGTGCATGGCCCTTAGAACATCGTTGCCTTTTATGGCTGGCCTAAGCAACCTGGGCGGCGGGTTGGTGTGCGAACAGGTAGGCGTGGTACCCATTGATAAGACGCGGTTACTGGAAGAGGCACATCAGGTGAGGCTATTCGAAACATATGAACACAGAATCGCTTAA